One Chryseobacterium sp. StRB126 genomic region harbors:
- a CDS encoding RHS repeat domain-containing protein: protein MTISQSKNGLLIGLILMCSSLVIGCRPSDPKTEENNREVEKFNDTEFYPDQKTAYTKKENIVLFYAPTSDHSLYLATDLNTHLLSTQDPEAMNFTGLLKINDFKYILPKKYADFYKFALGAVGTGGGDFFTHIEFNELGLVKSMERNFPESKNKYWYQYNKYGQLLKLIEDKLLDKVLLENRYDEKSRLVFQKQNDEDFKSERTWVYDNNNRVQKETAWEKEIAPNGNVIKDETKTFFYEYNNLGQLIKKYTQNGNDVIEYTYNLEHKLVNTLKYSGIIDKDHPEKIINHFVKKTYAYLKDEVVEAISYDYRITNSSVLIKGKWEAISIEEQKKYAWEKLKDQSAIPLQIIGTKYTYEPSGINIVTHKYSINNGQKGQSKQLVDLDSMRYILDRGGRIIKKETYNTDAKEMDVQEIFY from the coding sequence ATGACAATTTCTCAATCAAAAAACGGGCTGTTAATAGGGCTGATATTAATGTGTTCCAGTCTGGTTATCGGCTGCCGTCCCAGTGATCCGAAGACAGAGGAGAATAATAGAGAGGTAGAAAAATTTAATGATACAGAATTTTATCCGGATCAAAAAACAGCTTATACCAAAAAAGAGAATATCGTTTTATTTTATGCTCCCACCTCAGATCACAGCCTGTATTTAGCAACCGATCTGAATACTCATCTTCTTTCCACACAGGATCCGGAAGCCATGAATTTCACAGGATTATTAAAAATTAATGATTTCAAATACATTCTGCCAAAAAAGTATGCTGATTTTTACAAATTTGCCTTAGGAGCTGTGGGAACCGGTGGTGGAGACTTTTTTACCCATATAGAATTCAATGAACTGGGATTAGTCAAATCCATGGAAAGAAATTTCCCGGAAAGTAAAAACAAATATTGGTATCAATACAATAAATATGGTCAGCTGCTAAAACTGATAGAAGATAAACTGCTGGATAAAGTTTTGTTGGAAAACAGATACGATGAAAAATCAAGACTTGTTTTCCAAAAGCAAAATGATGAAGATTTTAAATCAGAAAGAACCTGGGTCTACGATAACAATAACCGTGTACAGAAAGAAACAGCCTGGGAAAAAGAAATAGCTCCCAATGGAAACGTAATCAAAGATGAAACAAAGACATTTTTCTATGAGTACAACAACCTGGGACAACTGATAAAAAAATACACCCAAAACGGGAATGATGTGATTGAATATACTTATAACCTTGAGCATAAACTGGTCAACACTCTTAAGTATTCCGGAATCATAGACAAGGATCATCCTGAAAAGATCATCAATCATTTTGTTAAAAAAACATATGCCTATCTTAAAGATGAGGTTGTTGAAGCAATAAGCTATGATTATAGAATAACAAATTCCTCGGTTTTAATTAAAGGAAAATGGGAAGCAATATCCATTGAAGAACAAAAGAAGTATGCATGGGAAAAACTGAAAGATCAATCCGCTATTCCATTACAAATTATCGGAACAAAATACACTTACGAACCTTCAGGAATCAATATTGTGACTCATAAATACAGTATTAATAATGGACAAAAGGGACAAAGCAAGCAACTTGTAGATTTAGATTCCATGAGATATATACTTGATCGTGGTGGGCGGATTATTAAAAAAGAAACCTATAATACTGATGCAAAGGAGATGGACGTCCAGGAAATTTTCTACTGA
- the tssD gene encoding type VI secretion system tube protein TssD, with amino-acid sequence MAERNSRGILKFNNGEGQKLLKMNYSVSRSTDVSGRVASDPSNALIKVTVEATEKSDILESLLNGKYKPTVGEIVFNKSHEEGTLITLKWENGYVIQHEVDFDAIDSNSMLISFVISAETIDYGTSQYAGLWPSAGK; translated from the coding sequence ATGGCAGAAAGAAATTCGAGAGGAATCTTAAAATTCAACAACGGAGAAGGTCAGAAATTATTAAAAATGAACTACAGCGTATCAAGATCAACAGACGTATCAGGACGTGTAGCATCAGACCCTTCTAACGCTCTTATCAAAGTTACAGTAGAAGCTACTGAAAAATCAGACATCCTTGAAAGCTTATTGAACGGAAAATATAAGCCGACAGTAGGAGAAATTGTTTTCAACAAATCTCACGAAGAAGGAACATTAATCACTTTGAAATGGGAGAACGGATACGTTATCCAACACGAAGTAGATTTCGATGCTATCGACAGCAACAGTATGTTGATAAGCTTCGTAATCAGTGCCGAAACTATCGACTACGGTACTTCTCAATACGCTGGACTGTGGCCTTCGGCAGGTAAATAA
- a CDS encoding type VI secretion system Vgr family protein translates to MFQDDKTIKVDSPKTDMKDSKEQLKNVKESVTKKAEEKVSKAGNKVKKAVKAGQQGMSAVQGANMFMNQNFVPNNPSIIENKVWAKQPTSKIHNAEAIPQSIIAGINRVVKLDVIIEGQIIKHFKHFKLVQSAAKHHEFNLILAHDTLGNAENHNLEEAQNFLGKRITVVFKYKDIIQGAERNFVGVVTEVGFSQEKGSLGNIVLKGYSPTVLLDAAPHIQSFGGSQPISLNSIAYHVISEGLGQNRFDFRVDAQHGNVSYSSQYEETHYNYLARMAEAYGEQFYYDGEVLHFGKLPPQEKPVKLTYGSSVSDIAIKMKAQHVSPSFYGYNSSKNEKMTGGSSKINHTSDIARRAYEISEKTFTTPSLRVAPIKASSFMDIDASQKGTAGSKASEVFITSGTTTVPFLYPGCTADIEMRKSDSNETSYFTKLMIIEVTHEVDARGYYDGKFEAIAADTGYIPRPEFETPRAEAQFAKVISNTDPQNQGRVQVQFDWQSGPDITEFIRVMSPDAGSSDKVSKNRGFMSVPEVGDQVIVNFVHQHPDRPFVMGGMFHGGIGAGGGAGNNVMSFSGRSGAELMYDNGAGSMNLKDQGGAHMFFDGSGNVVHNANNNSNKTVGNDKTDKIGNNKKLEVGCDHTADVGNTHKVDVGKGKSVFKMDNAGVIDLTGAEKITIKVGNSSIEISKTAITVKADTVNIEGLSLTNVGKKAGNPGIVIDGNVTIKGAQVDIN, encoded by the coding sequence ATGTTTCAGGATGACAAGACAATTAAAGTAGATAGCCCAAAGACTGATATGAAAGACAGCAAAGAGCAGTTGAAAAATGTAAAGGAAAGCGTTACCAAAAAAGCAGAAGAAAAGGTAAGTAAAGCGGGTAATAAAGTGAAGAAAGCTGTAAAAGCTGGACAACAGGGTATGAGCGCTGTACAAGGAGCTAATATGTTTATGAACCAGAATTTTGTTCCAAACAATCCTTCTATCATTGAAAATAAAGTGTGGGCCAAACAGCCTACTTCAAAAATACATAATGCAGAAGCCATTCCTCAAAGTATCATTGCCGGAATCAACCGTGTGGTGAAACTGGATGTAATAATCGAAGGGCAGATCATCAAGCATTTTAAACATTTTAAATTGGTACAAAGTGCTGCCAAGCATCATGAATTCAACCTTATCCTGGCCCATGATACATTGGGAAATGCAGAAAACCATAATCTTGAAGAAGCACAGAATTTCCTTGGAAAAAGGATAACCGTTGTTTTTAAATATAAAGATATTATACAAGGAGCTGAACGTAACTTTGTAGGTGTTGTAACAGAAGTTGGTTTCAGCCAGGAAAAAGGAAGCCTTGGAAATATTGTACTTAAAGGATATAGCCCTACAGTACTATTAGATGCAGCACCTCACATTCAGAGTTTTGGAGGAAGTCAACCTATCAGCCTTAATAGTATTGCTTATCACGTAATCAGTGAAGGACTAGGACAAAATAGATTCGATTTCCGGGTAGATGCTCAGCATGGAAATGTTTCCTATAGCTCACAATATGAAGAAACGCACTATAACTATCTGGCAAGAATGGCAGAAGCGTATGGTGAACAGTTTTATTATGACGGAGAAGTACTGCATTTCGGAAAACTTCCACCGCAGGAAAAACCAGTGAAACTTACTTATGGAAGCAGCGTAAGTGATATTGCCATCAAAATGAAAGCTCAGCACGTAAGCCCGTCTTTCTATGGCTACAACAGTAGTAAAAATGAAAAAATGACGGGGGGAAGTTCAAAGATCAATCATACTTCGGATATTGCTAGACGTGCTTACGAAATTTCAGAAAAAACGTTTACCACTCCATCTTTAAGAGTGGCTCCAATAAAGGCCTCATCTTTCATGGATATTGATGCTTCTCAAAAAGGGACTGCCGGAAGTAAAGCTTCAGAAGTCTTTATCACCTCAGGAACGACTACTGTACCTTTCTTATATCCGGGATGCACTGCAGATATTGAAATGCGTAAATCCGATAGCAATGAAACTTCTTATTTCACCAAACTGATGATTATTGAGGTGACCCATGAGGTAGATGCCAGAGGATATTATGACGGTAAATTTGAAGCCATTGCCGCAGATACAGGCTATATCCCACGTCCGGAATTTGAAACCCCAAGAGCAGAAGCTCAGTTTGCCAAAGTAATATCCAATACAGACCCTCAGAATCAGGGAAGAGTTCAGGTACAATTCGACTGGCAAAGCGGACCAGATATTACGGAGTTTATACGTGTTATGTCTCCTGATGCAGGAAGCAGTGATAAAGTGAGCAAGAATCGTGGCTTTATGTCTGTCCCCGAAGTGGGAGATCAGGTTATTGTCAATTTCGTACACCAGCATCCTGACCGTCCGTTTGTCATGGGAGGAATGTTCCATGGAGGGATTGGTGCCGGAGGAGGTGCCGGGAATAATGTGATGAGCTTTAGTGGAAGGAGTGGAGCAGAATTAATGTATGACAATGGAGCTGGATCCATGAACCTTAAAGATCAGGGCGGGGCTCATATGTTTTTTGATGGTTCTGGAAATGTAGTTCATAATGCCAATAATAACAGCAACAAGACAGTAGGCAATGACAAAACTGATAAAATTGGCAACAATAAGAAACTTGAAGTAGGGTGCGATCATACCGCAGACGTTGGTAATACGCATAAAGTTGATGTAGGAAAAGGGAAAAGCGTATTTAAAATGGATAATGCAGGAGTTATTGATTTAACCGGAGCTGAAAAAATAACGATTAAAGTGGGAAACAGTAGTATTGAAATCTCAAAAACTGCTATTACTGTGAAGGCTGATACTGTGAATATAGAAGGACTTAGTCTTACCAATGTTGGAAAAAAAGCAGGAAATCCAGGAATAGTTATAGATGGTAATGTGACCATTAAAGGAGCTCAAGTAGATATTAATTAA
- a CDS encoding ATP-dependent Clp protease ATP-binding subunit: MGVLVTNETVKQLFHIAQSIARENYNGTYGGPHILQALMHKDIGLNEFLKSIDKDPGYFYEWADVRIEEYPKTSHLPDEVGQDDAVDTLIEEADDIRLKLGLDEITPICILTAIVKPQVVFSLQQLKSLPLREHEIFNLYRKDTPFTVSENGDFASLFSNGSDFTDSSLPSIKSYCVDRTAQARKGDLENIIGRDKELRMLVEILCRRSKPNVIIIGEPGVGKTALVEGFAIEITKGNVPEMLKNGTLLELDTGALLAGTSYKGEIEDRLKKVINECKKIEKAILFIDEIHTLLDPKGSIGNVANLLKPELARGEITVIGATTQEEYRKIIEPEQAFNRRFEVLTVNEPDEKTCVKMIDVLLEGYKKHHGIEVEKTALPECVRLAKRYAKGKKLPDAAIDLLDRTMAAIKMLDELSEKELDSWKESYDAILKEEFLDNKDKADELIWTYNLLRDKISPILWGSLSEQPALDNSMPVDQIQKIIEDTYAELLQHAAKKREKVDRLELAAVMAAKTNIPIGKIQAQEKEKLLNMETLLLNRVVGQDHALKILSDAIVENRSGLNKPGQPIGSFFLLGPTGTGKTELAKSMAELLFNDEKAMVRFDMSEFKEEHSAALLYGAPPGYVGYEEGGMLVNKIRQQPYTVVLFDEIEKAHHSVFDVFLQIMDEGKVHDKLGKEGDFSNALILFTSNIGSEEIVKQFEEGKVPESFSLMQIMSNSGRFRPEFLARITEIIPFAPITESIAERIFNIQLKSLHTSLTRLGIVLKITDEAVKNLALGGFSSKYGARQISGVIRAQLARPISKMIVREEVKSGQTIHVDWNKEEEKLSWKVD; this comes from the coding sequence ATGGGAGTACTAGTAACCAACGAAACAGTAAAACAGCTATTTCATATTGCTCAGTCGATAGCGAGGGAAAATTATAATGGCACTTATGGAGGCCCGCATATTTTGCAGGCTCTAATGCATAAAGATATTGGTCTTAATGAATTTTTAAAAAGCATAGATAAAGATCCCGGCTATTTTTACGAATGGGCAGATGTACGTATTGAAGAATATCCTAAAACCAGTCATCTTCCCGACGAGGTTGGCCAGGATGATGCTGTAGATACCCTTATTGAAGAAGCCGATGATATCCGTTTAAAACTGGGACTGGATGAGATTACACCAATCTGTATCCTTACTGCTATTGTAAAACCTCAGGTGGTATTTTCACTTCAGCAATTGAAGTCATTGCCACTAAGAGAACATGAAATTTTCAATTTATATAGAAAAGATACTCCGTTTACCGTTTCTGAAAATGGAGACTTTGCCTCATTATTTTCCAATGGATCAGATTTTACAGATTCATCTCTTCCTTCCATTAAGAGTTATTGTGTAGACAGAACAGCACAAGCCAGAAAGGGAGATCTTGAAAATATCATCGGTAGAGATAAAGAACTGAGAATGCTTGTGGAGATCCTTTGCCGAAGAAGCAAACCTAATGTTATCATCATCGGAGAACCGGGAGTTGGGAAAACAGCATTGGTAGAAGGGTTTGCTATTGAAATTACAAAAGGAAACGTTCCGGAAATGCTTAAAAACGGAACCCTTTTAGAACTGGACACAGGCGCATTATTGGCAGGAACCTCTTATAAAGGAGAAATAGAAGACCGTCTGAAAAAAGTAATCAATGAATGCAAGAAAATTGAAAAAGCCATTCTTTTCATTGACGAAATCCATACCCTTTTAGATCCGAAAGGAAGCATCGGAAACGTAGCCAACCTTCTGAAACCTGAACTGGCAAGAGGTGAAATTACGGTTATCGGAGCCACTACCCAGGAAGAGTACAGAAAAATTATTGAGCCGGAACAGGCTTTTAATCGTCGTTTTGAGGTATTAACGGTCAATGAGCCGGATGAAAAGACTTGCGTAAAAATGATTGATGTTCTTCTTGAAGGCTATAAAAAACACCATGGTATTGAAGTCGAAAAAACAGCCCTTCCGGAATGTGTACGTTTAGCTAAAAGATATGCAAAAGGTAAAAAATTACCGGATGCAGCCATCGATTTGTTAGACAGAACTATGGCAGCCATCAAAATGCTGGACGAACTTTCTGAAAAAGAACTGGACAGCTGGAAAGAAAGCTATGATGCTATTTTAAAAGAAGAATTCCTTGATAATAAAGATAAAGCAGACGAACTGATCTGGACTTACAATTTATTAAGAGACAAAATAAGCCCTATTTTATGGGGATCATTAAGTGAGCAGCCTGCTTTGGACAACTCAATGCCGGTAGATCAGATCCAAAAGATCATTGAAGATACTTATGCAGAGCTTTTACAGCATGCTGCTAAAAAAAGAGAAAAAGTAGACCGTTTGGAACTGGCTGCTGTAATGGCTGCTAAAACCAATATTCCAATCGGTAAAATTCAGGCACAGGAAAAAGAAAAGCTCCTGAATATGGAGACTCTTCTACTGAACAGGGTCGTAGGTCAGGATCATGCATTAAAAATCCTTTCCGATGCTATTGTTGAAAACCGAAGCGGATTAAACAAACCGGGACAGCCAATTGGATCTTTCTTCCTTTTAGGACCTACCGGAACCGGAAAAACAGAGCTTGCTAAATCAATGGCAGAACTATTGTTCAATGATGAGAAGGCCATGGTTCGTTTTGATATGTCGGAATTTAAAGAAGAACATTCAGCAGCATTACTGTATGGAGCGCCTCCGGGATATGTAGGATACGAAGAAGGAGGGATGTTGGTGAACAAGATCAGACAACAACCCTATACTGTTGTTTTATTTGATGAAATTGAAAAAGCCCACCATTCCGTGTTTGATGTATTCCTTCAGATTATGGACGAAGGAAAAGTACATGATAAACTTGGAAAAGAAGGAGACTTTAGCAATGCTTTGATCTTATTTACATCTAATATCGGAAGTGAAGAGATTGTAAAACAGTTTGAAGAAGGAAAAGTTCCTGAATCATTCTCACTGATGCAGATTATGTCGAACTCAGGAAGATTCAGACCGGAATTCTTAGCCAGAATTACAGAAATTATTCCTTTTGCACCCATAACGGAATCTATCGCAGAAAGAATTTTCAATATTCAGTTAAAATCTCTTCATACCTCATTAACCAGACTTGGAATTGTTTTAAAGATAACGGATGAGGCAGTAAAAAATCTTGCTCTTGGTGGATTCAGTAGTAAATATGGAGCAAGACAGATCTCCGGAGTAATCCGTGCACAGCTGGCAAGACCTATTTCCAAAATGATCGTAAGAGAAGAAGTGAAATCCGGACAAACCATTCATGTAGACTGGAATAAGGAAGAAGAAAAATTAAGCTGGAAAGTAGATTAA
- the tssD gene encoding type VI secretion system tube protein TssD produces the protein MAERNSRGILKFNNGEGQKLLKMNYSVSRSTDVSGRVASDPSNALIKVTVEATEKSDILESLLNGKYKPTVGEIVFNKSHEEGTLITLKWENGYVIQHEVDFDAVDSNSMLVSFVVSAETIDYGTSQYAGLWPSAGK, from the coding sequence ATGGCAGAAAGAAACTCAAGAGGAATCTTAAAATTCAACAACGGAGAAGGTCAGAAATTATTAAAAATGAACTACAGCGTATCAAGATCAACAGACGTATCAGGACGTGTAGCTTCAGACCCTTCTAATGCATTAATCAAAGTTACAGTAGAAGCTACTGAAAAATCAGACATCCTGGAAAGCTTATTGAACGGAAAATATAAGCCGACAGTAGGAGAAATTGTTTTCAACAAATCTCACGAAGAAGGAACACTAATCACTTTGAAATGGGAGAACGGATACGTTATCCAACACGAAGTAGACTTCGACGCAGTAGACAGCAACAGTATGTTGGTAAGCTTCGTAGTAAGTGCTGAAACTATCGACTACGGTACTTCTCAGTACGCAGGTCTTTGGCCTTCAGCAGGTAAATAA
- a CDS encoding LysM peptidoglycan-binding domain-containing protein translates to MEYSKYQIKRGDSLESIAEKYQMTGKELLAFHNSHSPVTQQFFGNYLPIHIDTVIIPLQKDKEEKKNIDYTSFEKKNRYRAEQLNITRIEDEIKSYSQLKKEYEVDFNLTNHLVKVKLCDFFYEFNPPALSRVFDFVSEVDYIRNDCLVEINTLGRFSKIADKNKIKKNWEQFKKNKLNEIEFIKVVKQTKPQEYLKLIQEGDLQFSSQYNDEKDYNRDLFYLTLLDKYLYNADENMESEEYTYQSQLFPDVVVPMTVRYDVLKKDEDLITIRKVWETVESEELLDKVTKGYEKYHQPLIKYKFSEYKLDMRNLFTYNLKTKTLEKAELSIIENIENNIKSECIFNLRKI, encoded by the coding sequence ATGGAATACAGCAAGTATCAGATAAAACGGGGAGATTCATTAGAGTCAATAGCGGAAAAATATCAAATGACAGGGAAGGAGCTGCTGGCTTTTCATAATTCACACTCACCAGTGACTCAGCAGTTTTTTGGAAATTATCTGCCCATTCATATTGATACAGTGATAATACCACTGCAAAAAGATAAAGAAGAGAAAAAAAACATTGATTATACATCTTTCGAAAAAAAAAACAGATATAGAGCTGAACAACTGAATATAACCAGAATAGAAGACGAAATAAAAAGCTATTCTCAGCTTAAAAAAGAATATGAAGTAGATTTTAATTTAACAAATCACCTGGTGAAGGTTAAGCTTTGCGATTTTTTTTATGAATTTAATCCACCGGCACTATCCCGTGTTTTCGACTTTGTATCCGAAGTAGATTATATCAGAAATGACTGCTTGGTAGAAATCAATACACTTGGAAGATTCAGTAAAATTGCTGATAAAAATAAGATAAAGAAAAATTGGGAACAGTTTAAAAAAAATAAACTTAACGAAATTGAATTTATCAAAGTGGTAAAACAAACAAAGCCTCAGGAGTATCTGAAGCTTATCCAGGAAGGAGATTTACAGTTTTCCAGTCAGTATAATGACGAAAAAGATTATAACAGAGATCTTTTTTATCTTACCCTGCTAGATAAGTATCTGTATAATGCAGATGAAAATATGGAATCAGAAGAATATACCTATCAATCACAGCTTTTTCCGGATGTGGTTGTCCCTATGACAGTGAGATATGATGTACTGAAAAAAGATGAAGATCTTATTACTATCAGAAAAGTTTGGGAGACGGTTGAATCTGAAGAACTATTGGACAAAGTAACCAAAGGCTATGAAAAGTATCATCAGCCCCTTATAAAATATAAATTTTCTGAGTATAAACTTGATATGAGAAATCTGTTTACTTATAATCTGAAAACAAAGACATTGGAGAAAGCAGAGCTGTCAATCATCGAAAATATAGAGAATAATATAAAATCTGAATGTATATTTAATCTGAGAAAAATATAA
- a CDS encoding PAAR-like protein, with protein MSRYLPQETHVVCSYQMNPSPGVLLVDPKMWNLSVVYKSEKQPLLTEVDKVLKDDFECKSNWGQAAAWSFLVAGLALGLAVAFSICTFGVGAIVLGAVAVAATVLIASNSTKCNPNLVEWVNPHSSVKFEGHKALTQKSFLKCSAGPGILTPFLDEAEAKAAAKNVAFRNWGEVSLTAVISGLFGYGVGLSAGTAAVAAGGGLGALGPGLLAGGKEATVGIIGAYLIFQPISTWEAQGMQGIYSGDGNTTYDQMLASRKNMESSFTVDTPDDPYIGTSQTNAAGELLNLSYDKYRQNQNEKYIKEIMNLKGTRAEREARIAEIVAEMKKTRSGAQAVEAMKRKGSGKILPREKTSNKGNRVINEHRAETNKAMKGQATEGFGGAINVAGLVLPLLVSPLNEWTFSVLADSFANQSAGGVTINAAQN; from the coding sequence ATGAGTAGGTATCTTCCTCAGGAAACACATGTAGTTTGTAGCTATCAGATGAATCCCTCTCCAGGAGTATTACTTGTAGATCCTAAAATGTGGAATCTTTCTGTAGTCTATAAATCAGAGAAACAGCCCCTGCTTACAGAAGTAGATAAAGTTTTAAAAGATGATTTTGAATGCAAGAGCAATTGGGGGCAGGCTGCAGCATGGTCATTTTTGGTAGCTGGTTTAGCGCTGGGATTGGCTGTAGCATTTTCAATTTGTACTTTTGGGGTAGGAGCTATTGTTTTAGGAGCAGTAGCTGTTGCTGCAACAGTGCTTATAGCATCAAACAGTACAAAATGTAACCCTAATCTTGTAGAATGGGTCAATCCTCATTCAAGTGTGAAATTTGAAGGACATAAAGCCCTTACTCAAAAATCATTTCTTAAATGTTCTGCCGGTCCGGGAATTCTTACTCCATTTCTTGATGAAGCAGAAGCAAAGGCTGCAGCAAAAAATGTGGCTTTCAGAAATTGGGGAGAAGTCAGCTTAACAGCTGTAATCAGTGGACTTTTCGGATACGGTGTCGGGCTTTCAGCTGGAACTGCGGCTGTTGCTGCCGGTGGTGGATTAGGCGCATTGGGACCAGGTCTTTTGGCAGGTGGAAAAGAAGCTACAGTAGGAATTATAGGTGCCTATCTTATTTTTCAACCCATTTCTACTTGGGAGGCGCAAGGAATGCAGGGAATATACAGTGGTGATGGTAATACTACTTATGATCAGATGCTGGCATCACGCAAAAATATGGAAAGTTCCTTTACGGTAGACACTCCTGATGATCCATATATCGGAACATCACAAACTAATGCTGCTGGAGAGTTACTCAATCTTTCTTATGATAAATATCGACAAAATCAGAATGAAAAGTATATCAAAGAGATTATGAATCTGAAGGGTACCCGTGCAGAACGGGAAGCTAGAATAGCAGAAATAGTAGCAGAAATGAAGAAAACCCGATCCGGAGCTCAGGCAGTAGAAGCCATGAAAAGAAAAGGTAGTGGAAAAATTCTTCCAAGAGAAAAAACAAGTAATAAAGGTAATCGAGTAATTAATGAACATCGGGCTGAAACCAATAAAGCAATGAAAGGTCAGGCTACTGAAGGTTTTGGAGGCGCAATAAATGTGGCAGGATTGGTACTTCCTTTACTGGTTTCGCCTCTCAACGAATGGACTTTTAGTGTATTAGCAGATTCGTTTGCAAACCAGTCAGCGGGCGGAGTTACAATCAATGCAGCACAGAATTGA
- a CDS encoding lytic transglycosylase domain-containing protein, whose product MKTIVRNIFTGVMLLGTVVLVNGQFLAASDTSESSVRKYQGIINSNKDLVEFIEQLLLQKGLPKHLRNLALIESHFDKNITSGAGAVGVWQLMTAHANQYGLAEHQRTDVYKSTKTAVISLANLYKKYNNWVTVVAAYNCGEGNVAKAMQAAGSSQYHEFSKYLPAETINHVKKYLNACYATGELQSVLSNYNSARINKVFFEGGNRKVNDEALSETEINAGFSLNVIADELDVEVGKILAWNPGITEELQKKGESSFYLPTDLMPDFLLRKNKILTRSIKESAGAGAGVQP is encoded by the coding sequence ATGAAAACCATCGTCAGAAATATTTTTACAGGCGTAATGCTTTTGGGAACTGTTGTTTTAGTAAACGGGCAGTTTCTTGCGGCATCAGATACTTCGGAAAGCAGTGTGAGAAAATACCAGGGAATCATTAATTCCAACAAAGATCTTGTTGAATTTATTGAGCAATTACTTCTTCAGAAAGGGCTTCCTAAACATTTAAGAAACTTAGCTTTGATTGAATCCCATTTTGACAAAAATATTACCTCCGGAGCCGGAGCTGTAGGAGTATGGCAGCTGATGACAGCGCATGCCAATCAGTATGGTCTTGCAGAACATCAACGTACAGATGTGTATAAAAGCACAAAAACAGCAGTTATTTCCCTTGCTAATTTGTATAAAAAATACAATAACTGGGTAACAGTAGTAGCTGCTTATAACTGTGGTGAAGGAAATGTAGCCAAGGCTATGCAGGCTGCAGGTTCCAGCCAGTACCACGAATTCTCTAAATACCTTCCTGCAGAAACCATCAATCATGTGAAAAAATATCTGAATGCCTGCTATGCCACGGGAGAGCTTCAGAGCGTATTAAGCAATTATAATTCTGCAAGAATCAATAAAGTGTTCTTTGAAGGTGGAAACAGAAAAGTGAATGATGAAGCATTATCTGAAACGGAGATCAATGCAGGGTTTAGCCTGAATGTAATAGCCGATGAGCTGGATGTGGAGGTAGGTAAAATTCTTGCCTGGAACCCGGGAATTACAGAAGAATTGCAAAAAAAAGGCGAAAGTTCTTTCTATCTTCCTACCGATTTGATGCCGGATTTTCTTCTCAGAAAGAATAAAATTCTTACCAGATCAATCAAAGAAAGTGCAGGAGCTGGTGCAGGAGTACAACCTTAA